From one Mytilus edulis chromosome 1, xbMytEdul2.2, whole genome shotgun sequence genomic stretch:
- the LOC139521671 gene encoding uncharacterized protein, with product MRMADMKRRCITVEPACLHEKQSNPDKEIQIKGVLNSYFWFLAIFGIFNPIALSEKQQLSHPTANRILKYVCSFTIFFSSANFIRHLLTYMDVDDFEKGIPKILISLFFVQSLINTFVSNRLSNNANHMFTFLKNWRKCTLTSYKDRKSLRRISNLAVIITCALIGGNIIFFGYVSYRVDFFDNVIAPYTKADPLADFLKGVYLVVKTFLSGSWLGLCGLEILVTLLLGKELRIYVERLQNRIKSKNYDLEDLRQHYTALCDLIEKANDMFKLYNGSTWVTSIAHILLLLYSLIWFPDTRHNTLVFLAHIFWMVAVTVMLLTIAICCTIVSDLAHKPTHILYVLPLRNVSTEFSLQYSTFLKQLTDPVGISVMNLFIIDKTTFLTLSGMLATYFVVLLQFKQSLEPASSSNSTLISTA from the exons ATGAGAATGGCCGACATGAAAAGACGATGTATAACTGTAGAGCCAGCTTGTCTTCATGAAAAACAATCTAATCCAGACAAAGAAATTCAGATAAAAGGGGTATTAAATTCCTATTTTTGGTTTTTAGCCATTTTTGGAATATTTAATCCGATCGCCTTAAGTGAGAAACAACAATTATCACACCCGACCGCTAATCGGATACTCAAATATGTTTGCTCGTTCACTATTTTTTTCAGCTCTGCAAATTTCATTAGACATCTTTTAACATACATGGACGTGGATGACTTCGAGAAAGGAATTCCAAAAATATTGATATCATTATTCTTCGTGCAGAGTTTGATTAACACGTTTGTGTCAAACAGATTATCGAATAATGCAAATCATATGTTTACTTTTCTTAAGAACTGGAGAAAATGTACATTGACATCTTATAAAGACAGGAAATCTCTGAGAAGAATATCTAACTTAGCCGTCATCATAACGTGTGCTCTTATTGGAggaaatatcatattttttggCTATGTAAGTTATCGAGTAGATTTCTTTGACAATGTAATTGCCCCATATACAAAAGCGGACCCCCTTGCGGATTTCCTTAAAGGAGTATACCTGGTTGTGAAAACTTTCTTGTCAGGTTCCTGGCTTGGACTTTGTGGTTTAGAAATTCTCGTTACGCTGTTGTTAGGGAAAGAGTTGCGCATTTACGTTGAGCGTCTTCAAAACAGAATCAAAAGCAAAAATTACGATTTAGAAGACTTACGACAACATTACACTGCTCTATGTGATTTGATCGAGAAAGCTAATGATATGTTTAAATTGTACAATGGTAGCACGTGGGTGACATCAATCGCTCATATATTACTGCTGCTATACAGTTTGATTTGGTTTCCAGATACACGCCATAACACTCTGGTTTTCCTTGCTCATATATTTTGGATGGTTGCAGTTACAGTCATGTTATTGACTATAGCTATATGCTGTACCATTGTCAGTGATTTG GCACACAAACCAACGCATATCTTGTATGTTTTACCTCTAAGAAATGTGTCAACGGAATTTTCACTTCAG TACAGTACATTTCTAAAACAGCTGACCGATCCCGTCGGAATATCTGTAATGAACCTATTCATCATCGACAAGACAACTTTTCTCACT